The DNA segment CCAATTTAATGCACCTATTAAAATTAATAAAACGGATAAAAGATTTATTATTTTCATATTGACTCCTCCTCAATTCAACTATTATTAATTTATATTTGAATAAGAAGAGAAATATTACTTTATATTAAATACTTTTTTTAATTCTATAGCTACACCAGAATTGTTGTTATCTTCACTAGAAATTATATCAGAAACTCTTTTTACTTGTTTATTAGCATTTTTCATAGCTATTCCAAAACCAGAATTTTTAATCATTTCCATATCATTATTATCATCACCTATTGTTACTATCTCTTCTCTAGAAATTCCTTTATCTTTAGCATATTCTAATATACTATTCCATTTTGACCCTAAAGGATTCATTATTTCGAGCATTGGACCTACCTTTTTTAAATTAGTCATTATATGATATGAAAATCTTTTTTCACTTTGAGAAATTGTATTAATAAATTTATTTAATTTTTCATAATCACCAAAATAACATAATACCATAATATTATTTTCTTTATATTCTAAAAAGTTATTTACCTTTTTACATCTATCTTCTTTATTGTCTAGATAATTATTATATCCTGTATAATCTTGATTTTTTTCTATTAAAAAGTCATAACCTTTTTCATATCCATTTATGTGAACTATGGGGTATAAATTATTTTTCTTTCCTTGTTCCAATATATAAATAAAATCTTTTTTATTTATATATTTTTCTAAAATGATTTTATCATCCTTTATATTTCTTATTACATTGCCATTATTTGATATAATAACTATATTTTTATTTAAATCTTTCATGAAATTCTTTGCAGCCCAATATCTTCTACCTGTAGCTATTACTATTTCAACACCTTTATCTATTAATTTTTTTAG comes from the Senegalia massiliensis genome and includes:
- a CDS encoding HAD family hydrolase → MNYKLVAIDLDGTLLDDNKILTVENRDILKKLIDKGVEIVIATGRRYWAAKNFMKDLNKNIVIISNNGNVIRNIKDDKIILEKYINKKDFIYILEQGKKNNLYPIVHINGYEKGYDFLIEKNQDYTGYNNYLDNKEDRCKKVNNFLEYKENNIMVLCYFGDYEKLNKFINTISQSEKRFSYHIMTNLKKVGPMLEIMNPLGSKWNSILEYAKDKGISREEIVTIGDDNNDMEMIKNSGFGIAMKNANKQVKRVSDIISSEDNNNSGVAIELKKVFNIK